The genomic region GGCTCGCGTACTGAACGCCTCTGTCTGAATGGTGCATACATCCTTCCGGAGGCCTTCTCTGCTCGATCGCAGACTTTAAAGCCGATATCGTAAGCTCGTTATTGATCCTCTTCGATAACGCCCAGCCCACGACCTTGCGCGAATATATGTCGATTATCACCGCCAGATAAACAAAGCCCGTCTGTATCCGTATGTACGTGATGTCAGATACCCAGACCTGGTTTAGGTCCGTGACGTCTTTTCCCTTCAAAAGATTGGGATATATCGCAAAGCCGTGCTCCGAATCGGTCGTCCTTACGAACGCTCTCTTGATCTCCGCTACAAGTCCGTATTTGACCCCTTTTACTTTTATTTTACTTTTATGACCCCTTTGAAAGAGTTACAGACTCAAAGAAGCGGCAATAAGGCTTGCAAAAAATACGGAGATCGGTTAACTAAAAACCTATCCTGCCGCTGGCCGGTTTTGAAGTGGCCGGTGACACGTTCAGAGGATTATTTGCACCGTGTTGAGGACTTCTTAGCTGGCTACAAACCGGGTAAGACAAGCCTAAATTGTTATGAGCAAAAACAGGTGCTGGGACTGCTTTTTAAAAACATCAAAATCGCCCGAAGAGATATTTTTTCTTTTGATTTTTTTTGCCCCCTTCAATTCTCTTTTTATGGAACAGGAGAAAAACTAAAAATGCCTGAAAAATCAAAGACTTATGGAAAATTTGCGCCCAGAGTATATATCCGTACCTTTGGTTGCCAGATGAACGTTCACGATTCGGAGCGGATCTCGGAGATACTCTCCGGCATGGGTCTTGGACCAGCCGGTGATGACAAAGATGCGGACATAATCCTTTTCAACACCTGTACGGTTCGTGACCACGCCCATCACAAGGCGATATCGGAGATAGGCAGGGCGATTTTCAAAAAGAAAAGAAAGAAGGACCTGATCGTCGGTGTCTGCGGGTGTGTCGCTCAGGAGGAGAAGGAGAATCTTTTCAGGATATATCCGGAGCTGGATATCGTATTCGGGCCGGACCAGATCACACGCTTACCGGAGTTGCTTAATGAAGTTATCCCGCTTCCTGCCTCGTGCTTCATGCCTCGGTGCGCAGAAGCAGGAGGCAGGAAACAGGAAGCACGAAAGACCATTGCAACCGAACTTATTGATGATCCAGATGAATATAAATGGCTCTTTCACGATAGCCAGACACCGGCCATCGATCAGAGTATCTCGAAGTTCGTGACCATAATGAAAGGATGCAACAACAAATGCAGCTTTTGTATCGTTCCTTTCGTCCGCGGGAGCGAGGTGAGCAAACCGTCAGATGATATCGTCTCTGAAATTAAGGGGCTTGTTGCCAAAGGCGTTAAGGAGGTGACGCTTTTGGGGCAGAACGTTAACTCGTACAATGGAGCGTATCGTCCTGAGCGTAGCGAGGGATCCGGTGAACATAATTTAACCGAACAGGATCCTTCGGGCCTCTCCCCCAGTATGACAAACACAGTGTCTCCATTTGTTTTATTGCTTCAAAAGATCTCCTCCGAAACCGACATCCTCCGCATTCGTTACACAAGCCCTCATCCAAAGGACCTGTGCGATGACCTGATAAATGAACATGCCGCGAATCCAAAACTGTGCAGTCATATGCATCTTCCTCTGCAGGCCGGTTCGGACAGGGTGTTGCGGATGATGAAGCGTTCGTACAATAAGAAGCAGTTCATAGAAAGATCGCTGAAGCTTCGTGAACGGGCGGTTGGAATAGACATCACGACCGACATCATAGTCGGGTTTCCAGGCGAGACGCATGAAGACTTTCTAAAAACTCTCGAGGTGGTTAAAGAGGTCTCCTTCGACGGCATGTTTGCATTCAAATATTCGCCGCGCCACGGAACCGTGGCCGCTGAAATTGAAGACGATGTCCCGCAAAAAGAAAAAGAAGGGCGTCTCGCGCGACTTTTAGAGCTCAACGCAGATATCTGGAAGCAGAAGACCGCAAGGCTTGTCGGGACCACGCAGCAGGTCTTGGTCGAAGGCGCAAGCAAGAAGTCAACTTACGCACCCTTCGACCCTGCTCAGGGCACGCTTACGCACTCAAGTACTTACGCACTTCAAATGTCCGGCAGGACATTTGGCAGCAAGATCGTAAATTTTGCTGGCAATTTGGAACAAGTTGGGTCTATAGTTCCCGTAACGATAGTCAGTGCGGGACCCAATTCTCTTAAGGGAGAATTGAGGGTTTAGGTGATCTGATTATGCCATTCATCGAAATGAAAGTAACGGGCCTCACGATAGATCCGTTCACCAGTATGCCTATTATCATCCTCAAGGATATGGAGGATAAACAGGCCCTCCCCATCTGGATAGGCCTTATCGAGGCGAGCGCCATAGCTACAGAGCTAGAAAAGATACAGCTTTCCCGTCCCATGACGCACGACCTTCTAAAGAACATCCTCGATTCTTTCGGACTTGTCGTCGAAAAGGTATCTATTACCGAGCTTCGCGATAACACCTTCTTTGCAAAGATCTATGTTAAAAAAGATGACAAGGAAGTAGAACTGGATGCCAGGCCTTCTGACGCAATAGCCGTTGCGCTTAGGACCAAGTCAAAGATACTCGTCGAACAAACCGTTGTTGATAAATCGCGCAAGATAGACCTTGGCACCGATGACTCGGAACAAAAGAAGCGCAAATGGGCCGAGATATTAGAGAGTCTTTCGCCGGAAGATTTCGGCAAATATAAAATGTAATCCCGCCTGTAGCGGAATGACCAAGGCCCAAGTTCCAATGACAAATGAAATCACAAACTTCAATAACCGATTGGAGATTGGATCATTGGACATTCATTCGTCATTTGGATTTGATCATTGGTCATGGAATATAATATGTCATTTTTGAAAAACTGGACGCCGGTTGCCATTTGGGCCGGTTTTATATTCTACATGTCGGGAAAAGAAGGGGTCAATCTCCCGTCCTTTCCCTATTCAGATAAGATGATACACATCTGCGTCTATGCCATGTTTGGGTTCTTCGTCGCCAGGGCATTAGCCAGGGCTCATGGCCTTGAGGCTTACAAAATAATCATCATAACAGCGCTTCTTGCCGGATTTTATGGCATGACCGACGAGATCCATCAGACCTTTGTCTCCACCCGCTCTGCGGAGTTGCTTGATCTTATCGCAGACTTTCTTGGAGGTTTCTTAGGCTCGCTGTTCCCTACTTTTTCAATATCCACTTCACAGCGTCACTTAACATAATTCCACTTATAAGCCGATGGGAGGGATAGGTTGGCCGCAGAGAGGCTCCAAATACCAACCTGTCCCTCCCATCGGCACATCTCTTTCACCTCAAACGATGCGGGACATAAATTGAAAGAAAGGGAGAAATGCGGCGCGCACCTGTCGGCACTTACTTCTGTTTGCGAGCGTAACCAAGTGAAGTGACGGGTGAGGCGTGAGAGCGACGTCGCGGAGCCCAGCCGCACGGCAGCCAATTAATAGATCGGCTGGGCGAGCGCCGAGGTGCCGGTTTCGCGGCGTTTGAGCGAAACCGGACACCGGTCGTTCGAACGCCTTACCCGTCACTGAACGTGCACCTCAAGCATGCCGACAGGCTCGCGTCCCACTCCCCCTTTCTTAATTTCATGTCGTCTAAGTGGAATTATGACAAGGGATGGTGAGTTGCAGAAAAAGGTTTGACATTGCGCGAGCTTATCCGATACAAGGCGCGTCTATGGCCGAAAGACTACCGTTTCTTCTAATATTCTATCCTGTTTTTTTAATTTCTCTTTCATGCCACGAAGCTGCGCATGCATGGATGTCCAACAGATTTGGCGATCCGACGGCAAGGCTTTTGGGCAGGATTTCTCTGAATCCGCTTCCCCATATGGATATTATCGGAACGGTATTCCTTCCGATATTCGGAATATTAACTGGTGCACCGGTCATCGGCTGGGGAAAGCCGGTACCTGTGAATCCATATAATCTTAGGGATCCCAGAAAAGACGAGCTTTTCATATCGGTCATGGGGCCGACAAGTAACATTGTGCTGGCCCTTGTCTTTGCCGGACTCGGAAGGCTTGTCGCTCATTATTTTAACAATATGCCGCCGGAAAGCATAATGGCATTCCCTACAGAGGCCCTTGGGATAGCATTTACCGCCTGTTATATGGGAGTAAGGCTCAATCTTGCGCTTGCGATATTTAACATGATCCCCCTTTATCCACTCGATGGAGGCGGGGTGATAAGAGGGCTTTTGCCAGATAATATGGTGATGGCGTACGACAGGATAGCAAGGCAGGGCATGTTCTTGATACTTATTCTATTTGTATCGGGACTTTTAAAATTCATATTCATCCCTGTACAAATCGTGTCGAGAGTGCTATTGCCGATGTAGGCCAGCCAGGTTACAGGTTATACAGGTTACAAGTTGCGAGTCGCGGATATTGAGCGGGAGTTTGTGTATGAATAAAACGACAACGCGAGTACTAAGCGGAATGAGGCCGTCCGGACTTTTGCATCTTGGCAATTTTCACGGGGCGCTACAGAACTGGGTGAAATTACAGGACGAACACGAATGTTTCTACTTTGTGGCCGACTGGCATACGCTGACCACCCATTACGCGGATCTCACGGAGCTCAAGCCATGGGTCGAGAACATCTTGATAGACTGGCTTGCCTGCGGCCTTGATCCAAAAAAGTCCACGTTCTTCATTCAATCGTGGGTGCTTGAGCACGCGGAACTCCATCTTTTACTTTCCATGATGACTCCTATTTCCTGGTTGGAGCGTGTACCAAGCTATAAAGAGATAAGGACCCAGCTATCCGACAGGGACCTTTCCACTTACGGGTTTCTTGGTTACCCGATGCTTCAGACGGCGGACATAGTCATTTATGACGCCAATAAGGTCCCGG from Deltaproteobacteria bacterium CG11_big_fil_rev_8_21_14_0_20_49_13 harbors:
- a CDS encoding site-2 protease family protein; protein product: MAERLPFLLIFYPVFLISLSCHEAAHAWMSNRFGDPTARLLGRISLNPLPHMDIIGTVFLPIFGILTGAPVIGWGKPVPVNPYNLRDPRKDELFISVMGPTSNIVLALVFAGLGRLVAHYFNNMPPESIMAFPTEALGIAFTACYMGVRLNLALAIFNMIPLYPLDGGGVIRGLLPDNMVMAYDRIARQGMFLILILFVSGLLKFIFIPVQIVSRVLLPM
- a CDS encoding teicoplanin resistance protein VanZ: MEYNMSFLKNWTPVAIWAGFIFYMSGKEGVNLPSFPYSDKMIHICVYAMFGFFVARALARAHGLEAYKIIIITALLAGFYGMTDEIHQTFVSTRSAELLDLIADFLGGFLGSLFPTFSISTSQRHLT
- a CDS encoding IS3 family transposase; its protein translation is MKGKDVTDLNQVWVSDITYIRIQTGFVYLAVIIDIYSRKVVGWALSKRINNELTISALKSAIEQRRPPEGCMHHSDRGVQYASHDYVNLLKQHKFQISMSRSGNPYDNAFAESFMKTLKKEEVYLWEYETFNDVIERISYFIEEVYN
- a CDS encoding tRNA (N6-isopentenyl adenosine(37)-C2)-methylthiotransferase MiaB (catalyzes the formation of 2-methylthio-N6-(dimethylallyl)adenosine (ms(2)i(6)A) at position 37 in tRNAs that read codons beginning with uridine from N6-(dimethylallyl)adenosine (i(6)A)), translated to MPEKSKTYGKFAPRVYIRTFGCQMNVHDSERISEILSGMGLGPAGDDKDADIILFNTCTVRDHAHHKAISEIGRAIFKKKRKKDLIVGVCGCVAQEEKENLFRIYPELDIVFGPDQITRLPELLNEVIPLPASCFMPRCAEAGGRKQEARKTIATELIDDPDEYKWLFHDSQTPAIDQSISKFVTIMKGCNNKCSFCIVPFVRGSEVSKPSDDIVSEIKGLVAKGVKEVTLLGQNVNSYNGAYRPERSEGSGEHNLTEQDPSGLSPSMTNTVSPFVLLLQKISSETDILRIRYTSPHPKDLCDDLINEHAANPKLCSHMHLPLQAGSDRVLRMMKRSYNKKQFIERSLKLRERAVGIDITTDIIVGFPGETHEDFLKTLEVVKEVSFDGMFAFKYSPRHGTVAAEIEDDVPQKEKEGRLARLLELNADIWKQKTARLVGTTQQVLVEGASKKSTYAPFDPAQGTLTHSSTYALQMSGRTFGSKIVNFAGNLEQVGSIVPVTIVSAGPNSLKGELRV